In Nocardioides marinus, one DNA window encodes the following:
- the sufB gene encoding Fe-S cluster assembly protein SufB, with the protein MTSIEELNPELQGIGRYEFGWADPDVAGAAAQRGLNEAVVRDISGKKDEPQWMLDLRLKGLKLFDRKPMPTWGSDLSGIDFDNIKYFVRSSEKQATSWEDLPEDIKNTYDKLGIPEAEKQRLVAGVAAQYESEVVYHSIREDLEEQGVLFLDTDTALKEHPELFKEYFGTVIPVGDNKFSALNTSVWSGGSFIYVPPGVHVDIPLQAYFRINTENMGQFERTLIIVDEDAYVHYVEGCTAPIYSSDSLHSAVVEIIVKKGGRCRYTTIQNWSNNVYNLVTKRATCEAGATMEWVDGNIGSKVTMKYPAIYLMGEHAKGETLSIAFAGEGQHQDAGAKMVHAAPHTSSSILSKSVARGGGRTSYRGLIQVNEGAHGSKSNVLCDALLVDQISRSDTYPYVDIREDDVSMGHEASVSKVSDDQLFYLMSRGMEEDEAMAMIVRGFVEPIAKELPMEYALELNRLIELQMEGAVG; encoded by the coding sequence ATGACCTCCATCGAAGAGCTCAACCCCGAGCTCCAGGGCATCGGCCGCTACGAGTTCGGCTGGGCCGACCCTGACGTCGCCGGCGCGGCGGCGCAGCGCGGTCTCAACGAGGCCGTCGTGCGGGACATCTCCGGCAAGAAGGACGAGCCGCAGTGGATGCTCGACCTGCGCCTGAAGGGCCTGAAGCTCTTCGACCGCAAGCCCATGCCCACGTGGGGCTCGGACCTCTCGGGCATCGACTTCGACAACATCAAGTACTTCGTGCGCTCCTCGGAGAAGCAGGCCACCAGCTGGGAGGACCTGCCCGAGGACATCAAGAACACCTACGACAAGCTCGGCATCCCCGAGGCGGAGAAGCAGCGCCTCGTCGCCGGCGTCGCCGCGCAGTACGAGTCCGAGGTCGTCTACCACTCGATCCGCGAGGACCTCGAGGAGCAGGGCGTCCTCTTCCTGGACACCGACACCGCGCTCAAGGAGCACCCGGAGCTCTTCAAGGAGTACTTCGGCACCGTCATCCCCGTCGGTGACAACAAGTTCTCCGCGCTCAACACCTCGGTGTGGTCGGGTGGGTCCTTCATCTACGTCCCGCCGGGCGTGCACGTCGACATCCCGCTGCAGGCCTACTTCCGGATCAACACCGAGAACATGGGCCAGTTCGAGCGGACGCTGATCATCGTCGACGAGGACGCCTACGTGCACTACGTCGAGGGCTGCACCGCGCCGATCTACAGCTCGGACTCGCTGCACTCCGCGGTCGTGGAGATCATCGTGAAGAAGGGCGGCCGCTGCCGCTACACGACGATCCAGAACTGGTCGAACAACGTCTACAACCTCGTCACCAAGCGCGCCACCTGCGAGGCCGGCGCCACCATGGAGTGGGTCGACGGCAACATCGGCTCGAAGGTGACGATGAAGTACCCCGCGATCTACCTGATGGGCGAGCACGCCAAGGGCGAGACGCTGTCGATCGCGTTCGCCGGCGAGGGCCAGCACCAGGACGCCGGCGCCAAGATGGTCCACGCCGCCCCGCACACCTCGAGCTCGATCCTGAGCAAGTCGGTGGCCCGCGGCGGTGGCCGGACCTCCTACCGCGGCCTGATCCAGGTCAACGAGGGCGCCCACGGCTCGAAGTCCAACGTGCTGTGCGACGCGCTGCTCGTCGACCAGATCAGCCGCTCCGACACCTACCCCTACGTCGACATCCGCGAGGACGACGTCTCGATGGGCCACGAGGCGAGCGTCTCGAAGGTCTCCGACGACCAGCTCTTCTACCTCATGTCGCGCGGCATGGAGGAGGACGAGGCGATGGCGATGATCGTGCGCGGCTTCGTCGAGCCGATCGCCAAGGAGCTGCCGATGGAGTACGCCCTCGAGCTCAACCGCCTCATCGAGCTGCAGATGGAGGGCGCGGTCGGCTGA
- a CDS encoding helix-turn-helix domain-containing protein: protein MEFTRDDLSTRQRVARSILVNGPSTAATLAEQLDLTPAAVRRHLDQLVEEGAVEPRDPRPGASRGRGRPAKLFALTELGREGFDQQYDDLAVQALRFLAETGGEGALRAFAEQRVSFIEARFEATRAADPELTPAQVLARVFTDEGYAAGVRQLPVVNGQSAGEQLCQQHCPVSHVAHEFPQLCEAETQAISRVLGRHVQRLATIAHGDGVCTTCIPDLPTTSQTSSTEKERVTS, encoded by the coding sequence GTGGAATTCACCCGCGACGACCTGAGCACGCGTCAGCGTGTCGCGCGGTCGATCCTGGTGAACGGGCCCTCGACCGCGGCGACGCTGGCCGAGCAGCTCGACCTGACCCCGGCCGCCGTGCGCCGTCACCTCGACCAGCTGGTCGAGGAGGGTGCCGTGGAGCCGCGGGACCCCCGCCCCGGCGCCAGCCGTGGTCGCGGCCGCCCGGCCAAGCTCTTCGCGCTCACCGAGCTCGGCCGCGAGGGCTTCGACCAGCAGTACGACGACCTGGCTGTCCAGGCCCTGCGGTTCCTGGCCGAGACCGGTGGCGAGGGCGCGTTGCGTGCCTTCGCCGAGCAGCGGGTCTCCTTCATCGAGGCGCGCTTCGAGGCGACCCGAGCCGCCGACCCCGAGCTCACCCCGGCCCAGGTGCTCGCCCGCGTCTTCACCGACGAGGGGTACGCCGCGGGGGTCCGGCAGCTGCCCGTGGTCAACGGGCAGAGCGCGGGGGAGCAGCTGTGCCAGCAGCACTGCCCGGTCTCCCACGTCGCCCACGAGTTCCCCCAGCTGTGCGAGGCCGAGACCCAGGCGATCAGCCGGGTGCTCGGGCGCCACGTCCAGCGACTGGCCACCATCGCCCACGGCGACGGTGTCTGCACCACCTGCATCCCAGACCTCCCCACCACGTCCCAGACGTCCAGCACAGAGAAGGAGCGGGTCACCTCATGA
- a CDS encoding ABC transporter ATP-binding protein, with protein sequence MPAPDPDHAVVVDSLEMRYGSKTAVDGLSLTVARGSVTAVLGPNGAGKTTTLETCEGYRRPQRGSVRVLGLDPHTDRRALLPRIGVMLQEGGAWSGVRAEEMLRHAASLHADPLPHGLLVERLGLAACGRTPYRRLSGGQKQRLALAMAIVGRPELVFVDEPTAGMDPQARRDTWDLLREMRADGVSVVLTTHYMDEAESLADTVHIIDHGRLIASGSPVELTRGGRVSTIRLVVTRPFPPGAPESLTAALGPATTVTVLDPLSLLVTGPADGSTLARVSRWCEEHDVLPESLNLGTRSLEDVFLELTGRELTA encoded by the coding sequence GTGCCAGCGCCCGACCCCGACCACGCCGTCGTGGTCGACTCCCTGGAGATGCGCTACGGCTCCAAGACCGCCGTCGACGGGCTCTCGCTCACCGTGGCCCGCGGCAGCGTGACCGCCGTGCTCGGGCCCAACGGGGCCGGGAAGACCACGACGCTGGAGACCTGCGAGGGCTACCGACGCCCGCAGCGCGGCAGCGTGCGGGTGCTGGGTCTCGATCCCCACACCGACCGACGAGCGCTGCTCCCCCGCATCGGCGTGATGCTGCAGGAGGGTGGGGCCTGGAGCGGCGTACGCGCGGAGGAGATGCTCCGGCACGCCGCCTCGCTGCACGCCGACCCGTTGCCGCACGGCCTGCTCGTGGAGCGCCTGGGCCTCGCGGCCTGCGGGCGCACGCCGTACCGGCGGCTCTCCGGCGGCCAGAAGCAGCGACTGGCGCTCGCGATGGCGATCGTGGGCCGACCCGAGCTGGTCTTCGTGGACGAGCCCACCGCCGGCATGGATCCCCAGGCCCGGCGGGACACCTGGGACCTGCTGCGCGAGATGCGTGCGGACGGGGTGAGCGTCGTGCTGACCACGCACTACATGGACGAGGCGGAGTCCCTCGCCGACACCGTGCACATCATCGACCACGGGCGGCTGATCGCCTCCGGCTCGCCGGTGGAGCTGACCCGCGGCGGCCGGGTCTCGACCATCCGCCTGGTCGTCACCCGTCCGTTCCCACCGGGCGCCCCCGAGTCGCTCACGGCCGCCCTCGGGCCGGCCACGACCGTCACCGTGCTCGACCCGCTGAGCCTGCTCGTCACCGGCCCCGCCGACGGCTCCACCCTGGCGCGCGTCTCGCGCTGGTGCGAGGAGCACGACGTGCTCCCCGAGTCGCTGAACCTCGGCACCAGGAGCCTCGAGGACGTCTTCCTCGAGCTGACCGGACGGGAGCTCACCGCATGA
- a CDS encoding ABC transporter permease has product MSAGTFNPAPGAAPLSRQVVAHARMEARLMLRNGEQLLLAVVIPVIVLVGAVAGSERVGLQLDASAIDTFAPGVLALAVMSTAFTSLAIATGFERRYGVIKWLGSSPLPRAGLLAGKVLALLLVETLQVLVLGGVALALGWDPRATPVALLSALAVAAVGTAAFAALGLFVAGVLRAEATLAAANLVYLLLMAGGAVVLPASAYGGFGDLASWLPSGALGEGMRAALLDGAADVTSMLTLLGWAAVGTVLTARTFTWE; this is encoded by the coding sequence ATGAGCGCCGGCACATTCAACCCCGCGCCCGGGGCCGCACCCCTGTCGCGGCAGGTGGTCGCCCATGCCCGCATGGAGGCGCGGTTGATGCTGCGCAACGGCGAGCAGCTGCTGCTGGCCGTGGTCATCCCCGTCATCGTCCTGGTCGGGGCGGTGGCCGGCTCGGAGCGGGTGGGTCTCCAGCTGGACGCCTCCGCCATCGACACCTTCGCCCCCGGCGTGCTGGCGCTGGCGGTGATGTCCACCGCGTTCACCTCGCTGGCGATCGCGACCGGCTTCGAGCGCAGGTACGGCGTCATCAAGTGGCTCGGCAGCTCCCCGCTGCCCCGCGCGGGGCTGCTCGCCGGCAAGGTGCTGGCGCTGCTCCTCGTCGAGACGCTGCAGGTGCTCGTCCTCGGCGGCGTGGCCCTGGCGCTGGGCTGGGATCCGCGGGCGACGCCGGTGGCGCTGCTCTCCGCGCTGGCCGTGGCCGCCGTGGGGACCGCCGCCTTCGCCGCCCTGGGCCTGTTCGTCGCCGGGGTCCTGCGGGCGGAGGCCACCCTGGCCGCAGCCAACCTCGTCTACCTGCTCCTCATGGCCGGTGGTGCGGTGGTCCTGCCGGCCAGTGCCTACGGCGGCTTCGGCGACCTCGCGAGCTGGCTCCCGTCGGGTGCGCTCGGCGAGGGGATGCGCGCGGCCCTCCTGGACGGTGCGGCCGACGTCACGTCGATGCTGACCCTGCTCGGCTGGGCGGCCGTGGGTACGGTCCTCACCGCCCGTACCTTCACCTGGGAGTGA
- a CDS encoding COX15/CtaA family protein, with the protein MTDPALRHRQARWAGWASLVANTGIVVTGGAVRLTGSGLGCPTWPRCTEEDFTPHGALDFHSAIEFGNRLLTFVLVAVAVLTFVAAVRTGRRHLVGLAAVLAAGIPLQAVIGGITVLTDLNPWIVSLHLLLSMALVGLSVRFLQVLDRPTPAVGGPATWLAWSVFAAAWVVLYLGTVVTGSGPHAGDAESPRNGLDPLQWSQLHADAVFLYLGLTVGLLLCLLAVRADRAAVRVVVLLLVAELAQGTIGFVQYFTDLPEVLVGLHMLGAAILSALTTAALLRVRHP; encoded by the coding sequence ATGACCGACCCCGCCCTCCGGCACCGCCAGGCCCGCTGGGCCGGCTGGGCGTCGCTCGTGGCCAACACCGGCATCGTCGTCACCGGCGGCGCCGTGCGCCTGACCGGCTCCGGGCTGGGCTGCCCGACCTGGCCCCGGTGCACGGAGGAGGACTTCACCCCGCACGGCGCGCTGGACTTCCACTCTGCGATCGAGTTCGGCAACCGGCTGCTGACGTTCGTGCTCGTGGCCGTCGCGGTCCTGACCTTCGTCGCGGCGGTGCGCACCGGTCGACGTCACCTGGTCGGCCTCGCCGCCGTCCTGGCCGCCGGCATCCCGCTGCAGGCGGTCATCGGCGGCATCACGGTGCTGACCGACCTCAACCCCTGGATCGTCTCCCTGCACCTGCTGCTCTCGATGGCGCTGGTGGGGCTGTCCGTGCGGTTCCTGCAGGTCCTGGACCGCCCGACACCCGCGGTCGGCGGGCCCGCGACCTGGCTGGCCTGGTCCGTCTTCGCAGCCGCCTGGGTGGTGCTGTACCTGGGCACCGTCGTCACCGGCTCGGGGCCCCACGCCGGGGACGCCGAGTCCCCCCGCAACGGCCTGGACCCCCTCCAGTGGAGCCAGTTGCACGCCGATGCGGTGTTCCTCTACCTGGGCCTCACCGTGGGACTGCTGCTGTGCCTGCTCGCGGTCCGCGCGGACCGGGCCGCGGTCCGGGTGGTCGTCTTGCTCCTGGTCGCCGAGCTGGCCCAGGGCACGATCGGCTTCGTGCAGTACTTCACGGACCTGCCCGAGGTGCTCGTCGGCCTGCACATGCTCGGTGCCGCCATCCTCTCCGCGCTCACCACCGCCGCGCTGCTGCGCGTGCGACACCCCTGA
- a CDS encoding heme o synthase, translating into MTHVGHQAAAPQRREPTAEDPRATWKDVVAAYVGLTKPRVIELLLLTTVPVMFFADRGVPPLGLVLATVVGGAFSAGSASVFNCVYDRDIDEQMRRTRRRALPRHIVSARAALVFGAVLGVLSVVVLLVWVNPLSALLAVSAEAFYVFVYTMLLKRRTTQNIVWGGLAGCFPALIGWTAVTGELAWTPVVLFAVVFFWTPPHTWALALRYREDYANVDVPMLPVVASAHAVSRQVVVYSWVMVATSLLLWPVASTGPFYPVAAVVLGAAFLVEAHRMLGRARGTEELSVISPMRLFHASNLYLSLLFFAVALDPLFS; encoded by the coding sequence GTGACCCACGTCGGCCACCAGGCCGCTGCTCCGCAGCGCCGCGAGCCGACCGCTGAGGACCCCCGTGCCACCTGGAAGGACGTCGTCGCGGCGTACGTCGGGCTCACCAAGCCCCGCGTGATCGAGCTGCTGCTGCTGACCACGGTGCCGGTGATGTTCTTCGCCGACCGTGGGGTGCCTCCCCTCGGGCTGGTGCTCGCGACGGTGGTGGGCGGCGCGTTCTCCGCCGGCTCGGCGTCGGTGTTCAACTGCGTCTACGACCGTGACATCGACGAGCAGATGCGACGCACCCGTCGACGGGCGCTGCCACGACACATCGTCAGCGCACGGGCGGCGTTGGTCTTCGGCGCGGTGCTCGGCGTGCTGTCGGTCGTGGTGCTGCTGGTGTGGGTCAACCCGCTCTCGGCCCTGCTGGCCGTGAGCGCGGAGGCGTTCTACGTCTTCGTCTACACGATGCTGCTCAAGCGGCGCACCACGCAGAACATCGTCTGGGGCGGCCTCGCGGGCTGCTTCCCGGCACTGATCGGCTGGACCGCGGTGACCGGCGAGCTCGCCTGGACCCCGGTGGTGCTCTTCGCCGTCGTCTTCTTCTGGACCCCGCCGCACACCTGGGCGCTCGCGCTGCGCTACCGCGAGGACTACGCGAACGTCGACGTCCCGATGCTGCCGGTCGTGGCCTCCGCGCACGCGGTGTCCCGCCAGGTCGTCGTCTACTCGTGGGTGATGGTCGCCACCTCGCTGCTGCTGTGGCCCGTGGCCTCGACCGGGCCGTTCTACCCCGTCGCGGCCGTCGTGCTGGGGGCGGCGTTCCTGGTGGAGGCGCACCGCATGCTGGGTCGTGCCCGCGGCACCGAGGAGCTCTCCGTCATCTCACCCATGCGGCTCTTCCACGCCTCGAACCTCTACCTCAGCCTGCTGTTCTTCGCGGTCGCGCTCGACCCGCTGTTCTCCTGA
- the tkt gene encoding transketolase, with protein sequence MGVYCSVSVGSEPPARRPHDRTGRNPVILSQQLDWTDIDDKAVDTARVLAMDAVQKVGNGHPGTAMSLAPVAYLLFQKVMRHDPADPEWVARDRFVLSCGHSSITLYTQLFLGGFGLELSDLQALRTWGSKTPGHPELGHTAGVEVTTGPLGQGVANAVGMAMSARRVHGLLDPEAAAGEGLFDHDVYVLCSDGDLQEGVSGEASSIAGTQQLGNLTVIYDRNRISIEGDTDVAFTEDVAKRYESYGWHVQTVDWTQGGETYKEDVHALYDAVRAASEVTDKPSMIVLDTIIAWPAPNAQGTEAAHGSALGAEEVAATKKVMGFDPEQHFQVSEEVLAHTRALRERGAAWGKEWDERYTTWAEAHPDRAELLHRLKRRDLPEGFEAALPSFEPDAKGVATRSASGKVINAVAGLMPELWGGSADLAGSNNTTIKDVPSFLPADNGAEGYEADPYQGRVLHFGIREHGMGAIMNGIAADRLTRVFGGTFLTFSDYMRGAVRVAALSRLPVTYVWTHDSIGLGEDGPTHQPIEHVASLRAMPGLDVVRPADANEVAAAWAEVLRRTDGPAALALTRQNVPVFPRGEHDGEVWGSVEGVARGGYVLLDTDGEPDVVLMATGSEVQLAVEARGMLAAEGIAARVVSLPCLEWFEEQDQAYRDTVIPPHVKARVSVEAGVKMGWREYVGDAGRIVSIDQYGASADFARLYTEFGITAQAVADSARDSIAAAG encoded by the coding sequence ATGGGAGTCTACTGCTCAGTCTCGGTAGGCTCGGAACCGCCTGCTCGCAGGCCCCACGACCGCACCGGAAGGAACCCTGTGATCCTCAGCCAGCAGCTGGACTGGACCGACATCGACGACAAGGCGGTGGACACCGCCCGGGTCCTGGCGATGGACGCCGTGCAGAAGGTCGGCAATGGACACCCCGGCACAGCCATGAGCCTGGCCCCCGTGGCCTACCTGCTGTTCCAGAAGGTCATGCGGCACGACCCCGCCGACCCCGAGTGGGTCGCCCGCGACCGCTTCGTGCTCAGCTGCGGCCACTCGAGCATCACCCTCTACACCCAGCTCTTCCTCGGCGGCTTCGGCCTCGAGCTCAGCGACCTCCAGGCGCTGCGCACCTGGGGCTCGAAGACCCCCGGTCACCCGGAGCTCGGCCACACCGCCGGCGTCGAGGTCACGACGGGTCCGCTCGGCCAAGGTGTCGCCAACGCCGTCGGCATGGCCATGTCGGCGCGCCGCGTGCACGGGCTGCTCGACCCCGAGGCCGCAGCCGGCGAGGGCCTGTTCGACCACGACGTCTACGTCCTGTGCTCCGACGGCGACCTGCAGGAGGGCGTCAGTGGCGAGGCCTCCTCGATCGCCGGCACCCAGCAGCTCGGCAACCTCACGGTGATCTACGACCGCAACCGGATCTCGATCGAGGGCGACACCGACGTAGCCTTCACCGAGGACGTCGCGAAGCGCTACGAGTCCTACGGCTGGCACGTGCAGACCGTCGACTGGACCCAGGGCGGGGAGACCTACAAGGAGGACGTGCACGCGCTCTACGACGCAGTGCGCGCAGCGTCCGAAGTCACCGACAAGCCCTCGATGATCGTGCTGGACACGATCATCGCCTGGCCGGCGCCCAACGCACAGGGCACCGAGGCCGCCCACGGCAGCGCCCTGGGTGCCGAGGAGGTCGCCGCGACCAAGAAGGTCATGGGCTTCGACCCCGAGCAGCACTTCCAGGTCTCCGAGGAGGTCCTCGCCCACACCCGAGCGCTGCGCGAGCGCGGCGCGGCGTGGGGCAAGGAGTGGGACGAGCGCTACACCACCTGGGCCGAGGCCCACCCCGACCGCGCCGAGCTCCTGCACCGGCTCAAGCGCCGCGACCTGCCCGAGGGCTTCGAGGCGGCGCTGCCGTCCTTCGAGCCCGACGCCAAGGGCGTGGCCACCCGGTCGGCCTCCGGCAAGGTCATCAACGCCGTCGCCGGCCTGATGCCTGAGCTGTGGGGCGGCTCGGCCGACCTCGCCGGGTCCAACAACACCACCATCAAGGACGTGCCGTCCTTCCTGCCTGCCGACAACGGTGCCGAGGGCTACGAGGCCGACCCCTACCAGGGTCGTGTGCTCCACTTCGGCATCCGTGAGCACGGCATGGGCGCGATCATGAACGGCATCGCGGCCGACCGGCTCACGCGCGTCTTCGGCGGCACCTTCCTCACCTTCTCCGACTACATGCGCGGTGCGGTGCGCGTCGCCGCCCTGAGCCGGCTGCCGGTCACCTACGTGTGGACCCACGACTCGATCGGCCTCGGCGAGGACGGCCCGACGCACCAGCCGATCGAGCACGTCGCCTCGCTGCGCGCGATGCCGGGCCTCGACGTCGTCCGGCCCGCGGACGCCAACGAGGTGGCCGCGGCCTGGGCCGAGGTCCTGCGGCGTACCGACGGGCCGGCCGCCCTGGCGCTGACCCGGCAGAACGTCCCGGTCTTCCCCCGCGGCGAGCACGACGGCGAGGTGTGGGGCTCGGTCGAGGGCGTCGCCCGCGGCGGCTACGTCCTGCTCGACACCGACGGCGAGCCCGACGTCGTCCTGATGGCCACCGGCTCCGAGGTGCAGCTGGCCGTCGAGGCCCGCGGCATGCTGGCCGCCGAGGGCATTGCCGCCCGCGTCGTCTCGCTGCCCTGCCTGGAGTGGTTCGAGGAGCAGGACCAGGCCTACCGCGACACCGTCATCCCCCCGCACGTCAAGGCCCGCGTCTCGGTCGAGGCCGGGGTCAAGATGGGCTGGCGGGAGTACGTCGGCGACGCCGGCCGCATCGTCTCCATCGACCAGTACGGCGCCTCGGCCGACTTCGCCCGGCTCTACACCGAGTTCGGCATCACCGCCCAGGCGGTCGCCGACTCCGCCCGCGACAGCATCGCCGCGGCCGGCTGA
- the tal gene encoding transaldolase has protein sequence MSERLKALADAGVSIWLDDLSRERIETGNLAELVEQRSVVGVTTNPTIFAGAIADGERYDQQVRDLVAEGRSVDEVIFELTTEDVRNACDVLAPVAERTADDGRVSIEVEPALAHDTDATIASAKALWAAVDRLNALIKIPATAAGLPAITAVIAEGISVNVTLIFSVERYQAVMDAYLEGLERAKDAGHDLSQIRSVASFFVSRVDSEVDSRLEKIGTDEALALRGRAAVANARVAYGAFEGVLASERWQQLAAAGARPQRPLWASTGVKNPDYPDTLYVTDLVVADTVNTMPEKTLEAVADHGELQGDQVSGRAREAQELLDAVVAAGVDWAEVLEVLESEGVSKFEASWDELVETVRAQMEKAKA, from the coding sequence ATGAGTGAGCGACTGAAGGCCCTGGCCGACGCCGGGGTGTCGATCTGGCTGGACGACCTGTCCCGCGAGCGGATCGAGACCGGCAACCTGGCCGAGCTCGTCGAGCAGAGGTCGGTCGTGGGGGTCACCACCAACCCCACGATCTTCGCCGGCGCGATCGCCGACGGCGAGCGGTACGACCAGCAGGTCCGCGACCTGGTGGCCGAGGGCAGGTCGGTCGACGAGGTCATCTTCGAGCTGACCACCGAGGACGTCCGCAACGCCTGCGACGTGCTGGCCCCCGTGGCCGAGCGCACCGCGGACGACGGCCGCGTCTCGATCGAGGTCGAGCCGGCGCTCGCGCACGACACCGACGCCACCATCGCCTCCGCGAAGGCGCTCTGGGCGGCGGTCGACCGGCTCAACGCGCTGATCAAGATCCCGGCCACGGCCGCTGGTCTGCCGGCGATCACCGCCGTGATCGCCGAGGGCATCAGTGTCAACGTGACCCTCATCTTCAGCGTGGAGCGCTACCAGGCGGTCATGGACGCCTACCTCGAGGGTCTGGAGCGGGCCAAGGACGCCGGGCACGACCTGTCGCAGATCCGCTCGGTCGCCTCGTTCTTCGTCTCCCGCGTGGACAGCGAGGTCGACAGCCGCCTGGAGAAGATCGGGACCGACGAGGCGCTCGCCCTGCGCGGGCGCGCCGCCGTCGCCAACGCCCGCGTCGCCTACGGCGCCTTCGAGGGCGTCCTGGCCTCCGAGCGGTGGCAGCAGCTGGCGGCGGCCGGGGCACGGCCGCAGCGCCCGCTGTGGGCCTCGACCGGCGTGAAGAACCCCGACTACCCCGACACCCTGTACGTCACCGACCTCGTGGTCGCCGACACCGTGAACACGATGCCCGAGAAGACGCTCGAGGCGGTCGCCGACCACGGCGAGCTGCAGGGTGACCAGGTCAGCGGGCGCGCCCGGGAGGCCCAGGAGCTGCTCGACGCGGTCGTCGCCGCCGGGGTGGACTGGGCCGAGGTGCTGGAGGTCCTCGAGTCCGAGGGCGTCTCGAAGTTCGAGGCGTCCTGGGACGAGTTGGTCGAGACGGTCCGCGCACAGATGGAGAAGGCGAAGGCGTGA